The Glycine max cultivar Williams 82 chromosome 3, Glycine_max_v4.0, whole genome shotgun sequence sequence taacCTCATAAAAATTGACTTAACAGTTAACACAGTTAATTTCCACCTTAAATAATGTGGGTGTTTTATAAgctattaacaaaaaataggGATAGGGTAAACACAAATGTCTGAAAGGAAATTAATGTATTGTGCAGGCTATAATAAGCTATTTGTCTAAAAAGAGCTATAATAAGTTAACTGAAATAGAAATGAATGCTGAAATTTATAAAGCTTAAAGACAAAAACTTTCACACCAGCATTTATCATTGGAATTCTCTTTGCGTCATTCTCTGGAAGCTGTATATAGACTGTATAGAATGTTACAGAAATGCAATATATTTTCTTAGTTATTAAGAAATGAGAAgtgctcttaaaaggagtaacCAGACTACATATTGGACCATTAGATCATTGTGCTTTTTTatgcacttaaaaaaaaaagtgataaaaaacATGAGACATAAAAGTGGGAAAAAGGTAGAAaggtgaaacaaaaaaaattccaaatcaGCATTAATTATTAAAGACGTGATGTCCACTAGAAACTAGCGATAGATGTCATTCTTTATGTTTATGGCAGACTTCCTAAAATAAGCAcaggaatttaaaaagaaagaaggttaGGGGGAAAATATCTATCAGCCACCCTCAAATAAAATTAGCAATGGTAATGGAAACGTGGCTAAATAGAGAAAGTAGTGGTCAAGGTTTTGCGTTGTGTGCTAATGATTAATGCAGAGGGAAGTCTACATCAGGGGGGCAACTCATTAACGAGACAGGTATAACCTGGTTTAGTTGTAAGAGTGATGGCTAGCCAGTAAGACTCCTTCTAAATCTTCTATTTCATACTCTTataagtaatgatatataaattatcatttattttgaattttttttcaattatatcataaatttttttaaggaggACATAACATTGTTTGTCAGgtaaacaacacaaaaaagaaacttatgCCGGAGATAGACACCAAATGAATTtgtccattattattattatattctcaCATCTCTTTTCTTtcgtgtttttttttcacaccctttactgtttttatttatttataaaaatatctttttgacagaaacaaatttttgttgcattattttgtttttaaaattaaatacaaaaaaacatatttttgttgtattgTTTTTTATACAATATAGAAACTTATTTTTGATGTTTATTGATACATAATTGTGTTTGATGAATCACtctaataacaaaattattttcactaGTTTATATAAAGTTAGTTTGACCGATTACTACTATATATATGCATGCTGGATGACAACTCGGATTAGGGTTTAATCGCAGTGGGTCTGGGCTTCAACCTTAGACCAGCCCATTACTATTACTTTTGTTATTGGTAGTACTCACGGTCAATGGTTTTTAGTGATATTTCCAAATGACCTTTTGgacaaaaacacaacaaaattatatttgtattgtattttatttcttcaCCCTCATTtacgtaaaaaaaaacactttttttttacacttgAAAATTTACAAAATGGAATTGTATTCCCAAAACTACACACAAGTGACAAAAAATGTTTCTGACAAAAAAATAAGGgtagttaaagaaaaaaaacatttttttttaattttactagttttcatttttctggttttaaaaagtatgttttatgaccttaaaaaaacatgtttattttaatatcttatttcctattttctagaaaatgaaacaataagtagtttatctttttcagttataaataaattcataatataatttttacaaatttcttaaaagatgaatgacaaaaaaatatgcatgtttttgctaatgaataatttatgaatgaaaaatgattttataaacaaaataatgatataatgtttatttataaaaatgttaaactATTCACTTGGTTTATACAGTTGTCtccattttaagttttaattccTATATTAAAAACTGATAAGTTTTAGTGCCTAGCGTGTATAAAAGCAAAGTTTTGGTTCTCATTGctaacattaaagaaaaaaaatagtggtgTTAAACCGCCATAAAAGCTTTCTAATGAAGATAAACTgtcataaaaaattgttaaaactaTAAATctaattctcattttttttacctcgaaacaaaaaaaaaaaacaataaaattcattaatgaaGTTCATTACGTAGAGTCAATTATTTTAGTCTCTGTCATCTACTCATCTTAAATCCTGAATGATACGTGCCTTATTCTTTCTAGCATCTCTTTAGGGAAAATATGCAGATTGGTGAGAACAAAGACGAGGgtgagaaaaatgttttatcTCTACGAAGGTCTTCAGAATAAGCATGATTTTTTCCCACCATCACAATTCACAAAGGTCCATGTTTTTTTTCCCAACCATCACTGACAGATCCATGGTTAATTTTTGGCCAAATCAGCCATATGATCAAATAACCCGCAAATGAAGTATATGCTAGGCACAAACTCAGAAGGCCAAAAGAATTTCTTTCACAAAGCAAGAGAAATTAAATGTAAACTATCAACTTCAGTATGACCAGAACCTTTGCAACCATTGATCATGCATAATGATGAGTAGGTTATGTACCATAAAGCGTAATGTTAATGACAATCAAAGATCACCTTCAATTGACTATTACCACTTCCAGGTGATCtgtttgtaataaataataattcattttttacaaaCTATTGTTATGATTACATACAATGACACCACTGATCAGGTATTGGCGTGCTGAAACAAGAATACCATCCATCAAATAGAAACACTGGCCAACTCAGGAGTGGATGCAGTTTATTCATAACTATTAGAGAGAGTGAAAACTGAAATACACAATTCAAAACAAATTATGAAACGAAGTAAAGAAGGCACATCATAGGGATTGAACTTACTATTTGATCGCTTAATATTCCTACAGAATTTACTGCCACATCTGTACTGGAACTGCACAACAGGCAGATCATCAGGGTAATCTAAGTTGATGCCATAATCATGCAAAAACACTATCACATAATTtctatagaaaataataataaattcctACACTAATTACACAATTTGAAGAAAGCTGATAGGCAGAGAACCATAAGGCCCAAAAGGAGCATCAACCCACCAAGGCATCAATAGATTTTGTTATAGGTTGAGGAGCTGGCTAAGAGATGTTGTCTGCCATTTACCATTCTGTTATGCTTTTCCATTTCCTTTCGATTATGcttttttgttattcttttacATTTCCGTTAATGCCCTGTACAGAGCACTCCATATGCTGTTATAAATACTTATGAATCATGTAAGGAGATAAGAAAAATACAGAAAATTCTCTCTTCTCACCTTTGTGCTTGGGAGGCCCTTAGTCCTCGAACTCtaggtattttgttttttattcctaGCATAAGTGAACTACATAAAAATGAGAACCTATGATATTTGCTGATAAGAAAATACGGATTGGTCTACCCCTCACTCTCTCACAACATTACGGGGTTTCTTGGGTTTCATAGAGTTCTATCGTCACTTTGTTAGACACTATGTGCGCCTCACCTCTCCTTTCACAGATCTATTACATGACTCAAATTTTATTTGGAACCAAGAGTCCGAATTAgcttttacaactttaaagaaAACTATGGCTACAACACCAGTTTTAGAGTTGTCCCAGTTTGCTCTTCCTTTTCATGAGGAAACGGATGCCTTTGCCATGGCCATAGGTGCAATCCTATCCCAACAAGGCCACCCGATTGCATATTTCAGTAAGATGCTTTGTCACAAGGTGCGGGTGGCATTTGAGTATGCCAGGGAAATGCTCGCCATAACCGATGCTATAAAAAATGGTGTCATTACTTGATTGAGAACAAATACAAAATCTTCACAAACCAATAGAGTTTGGAACACTTACTTTCCCAGGGCTTTCAGACTCCTGAACAGCACTGCTAAACCACTGTACTACAAGGATTCGACTATGATATCCCGCTCCATGCCCAATGACCTTTTACCCTTGGAAATATCTTTATTCTTTGTTACCTAGTATTCTTTGATAGAACCTTATTCTAtcatcctcctccttctcctcgtTCTTTTCTTGCAATGCCACAACCATGATTTACACCGCCAAGAACGAGACACTTTCAAGCAGTTAATCTGATAGATTTGGACGAGTCTGGCTTCAGCAAAGATGAACAGGTTACTAAACGTAGGCCTCTTGACTTCATGCGTGGATAAGCAAAAGAAGATCCCAAGCCTAAGTCTGAGCCTAAAGATGAAGCCAGTGATGCTTCACATGATTCAGAGGTTGAGCTTCCTCTTGATCAAGAGGAGGATGCTCCTCTTACTCTCTAATTTGTTACATTCTTTCCTTCGCTTATTCCTCTATATTCCTTACATTCTTTCCTTCATTTGTTCCTCTCTGTTCCTTACATTCCTTCATTGGTTCGTTTGTTTCTCTCTGCTCCTTACATTCCttcgtttgtttgtttgttcttCTCTTTTCCTTACATTCCTTCCTCAGTTCGTTTGTTCGGTTCTCTCTTTTCTGTACATTACTTCGTTCATTCATTTTTCTATGTTCCTTACATTCCTTTAGTCTTCTTTATTCCTTACATTCCTTCCTTCATTACTCTCTGTTCCACATTCATTTGTTTCTCTTTGTTCCTTACACTCATTCATTACTTTTGATTTATGCTCTATTAATAACACTAAGCCACTATTAATaccatttttttggttttgaagGGTTGTGTCATATCTTGAACCTGAGATAGACATCGTTGTTAATAccattttttggttttaaagtgTTTTGCCATGTCTAAAACCTGAGACAAACACCAATGTTAATACCATGGTTGCtttgtaataatattttaataacacTGCTACTGTTATTGATAGGAATGGAGGTAGTAAAACATTTTAGACACTAACATTAACTAACAGCTAGATGCATATGTGAGTTTGTGTTGCTTCATCACCCCATGAGTTGCAAAGTAAGATTAACTAATTAACAATGTGATAGAATTGAATGTGACACAAGTTATAATAATGCACAATAAATGACATTGAGCTAGCACAATTTATAACATCTTTTGAAGCATTGTAGGGTGAAGTGTTTGTTTTAGTGCTACACCATTGACAAACTTTTTTGGCCTACAACAATCGGTTTTTAACTTGTTATATTTATAGAATGACcccaattgatattttttaatttcaagaggGATCAACTTACACAAAGTAACTCTTTTAGAGTTACACTCCATGATTGTCATTCATTTTTTTGGAATCTAATGATTGTAAAGAGTCATTAATCTTATTTGCTAGATTCTAAGAAAATAGATGACAAGTTtgataaaattacttaaataactttaattatatataagttaagttactctaatataattttattataaattatgggGCACAATACATAACTCATATGTATCTCTTGCTGCCGCGATCTCACTTTTGATTTTGACATACACTCGACTAATGGCATCGGTGTTGGTGGATGTGGATGGGATATGCGCAATGAATTTGTTCATGGATTAGGTTCACGCGGCCTTGTGATGCCCATAACTGGACTAGTGTAGCACGATGGTGCTCAGATCTGGATTGGATTGGCATGATAGTGGAGTAGTTTGGTGTGACAAAATGGTTATGAACGAAGAAAAGGGAAGGGGAGAGGGTGTGGGGAAGGATAATTGGGTAATTTCCAATATATTAGTAGTGCCAATAGCAAATTTAGGTAATGCCAATATCAGCTCCTATCCAAGAGCCACTTGTCGCGGCCCATTGCAGCAGCATCAGCATGATTGCCACGGACAGTTCAGATCGCATCATTATCCATCACGAACGGCATCTGATCTAACCGCAGCATCATGCGCCATGGAGCCGCCAACTTCTCCGGTATATAAAAACGGCACTCATGTTTTTATTGCCCTACTTCGCTAATTCCATCCAATTCCAATTCTCGATTTACCACCAAAAACAGCCACCCGAGGTTTCAATTTCGCTAAGAAACAAAGAGAGGTTCTATCTCTTCTCTGCGACGACGCCGTTTCTCTCGCTTGAGGTACTTGCACCGTTACCACACTCTCGATTAGGGTTTGTCGTTTGAAACCCTAGGGGTTTTTAGTTTATTAGAAGAAATTATCGCTGAATATATTTGTGATGACGCCGGCATTAGATTATCTGGTGCGGTTGATCTTACATTACGAATTATTGTTGCTATAAATTGATACTCTAATCATTGTGTTTTCCTACCACTTGGGCAATCAAGAATCTAGTTTTCGATTGAGGTTTTCCGTTAAACGCTGTCGctaattgcttttttttttttttaatgaaggtaaagacctttttgttcaagCATGGGAGATAGCGAAGCGGTGGTTACGGAAGCATCTGCTGCTGAGGCATATGCTTCGGCTGGTTATGCTGAGACCGGGTCGAATCCTGCTCCCGAGGCAGGTGCTACTGTTGATCAATCTGCTGGAGAAGCTGCTCAGGCCAGTTCAACTTATGGTTATGGTTATTCTAATGTTGGTGACGTGAATTCGTATGCTGGGGATCCGAATTCCATCCTACAGCAAGCTCAATTCAGTGCAACTGGTGAGTCCAAGCCAGCTGGTGGAGCGGCTGATTCTAACGAGGCCTCTGCTGGGGTTGGAAGCACAGCTGCTGACTCTACTATGGTATCTGACTACAATTCATCTGTAAATGGTGGTGTTGCCGGTGCAGTGACAAATACTTCTGGACTTGAAAACGGGAATGCGTTGGAGAATGCTGATGGGTCGGCTGATGAGAAACAGCAAGCAGATGGTTATGGTGTGcctttttcttttacctttttactTTCAATGGAATTatcatgttttaaattttatttttggacaATAAATTCAGCAGTGGAAGTCAAGGTTAGGGGCAGAACTTGTAGGTGCATAATCTACCGTCAAGACCTAAGGCTTAAGTGGTTTATTAACTAGCAAATATCTAATGCCAGACCTTGCAGCTAtttctttttatgatttttctattCAAGTTTTATATCATTATTGATAGTTAGTGTTTTTTCATCACTGTTcatataagagaaaaagaaacgAGTTTTAATTATCTACAAGAAGAAACTTTACTTTTGAAAGTGGAGTTTAAAGTTGTAAACAACTGGTCTAGTTTACATGTTCCTGTCAACAGAATAGTTTATTACCAGCATATCAGGACTAATAGAGTAGATGTGCAATGCTATTTTGGTATTTCTGTTCACTTTAATTTCAAGTGGCTTGATATTTAGCCAAGCTTAATATGGTTCTCAATCTTTGATAAAATGAATAACCTTTGTgtgtaaataaataagtttgcgcatttaaaaattgatttcattttaacgGTTGACTAATGCAAGGAGTAcaactttgattttttaatttggataCCATATGTTTTGAGTCAATTCTGTATCACTATTCTTTCCTTCAGTTATTGCAAGGATTAAAATTGATGCTGAAACTGTTCTGTTGAAGGatgaattttatattactaATCCAATGCTTAATGTATATGTACGAGTCTTTCAAAAATTCTGTTTTGTAATGCTTTTGCTATTGTTCACGAACATGCTGCTATTAAACCAAATTATGGCCATACcctattcattttcattttttattaccaTTAGCAGCTGCCTTGTCTGCTGAAGAAGATCGACTGTGGAATATAGTGAGAGCTAATTCTTTAGATTTCACTGCCTGGACTTCCTTGATTGAAGAGACAGAGAAGGCAGCAGAGGTATGCTATGTTGACTTGAATTATATGTTGGGTTGCACCATTATTTACACATTTCACCTGTGAATTAGTTGAAGCTTTTGACTTGTCTATTTTGTTGGCGTTGTTAACTTCAAAGTTCTTTGATGCAATGTCTTATTGGAATATGTTAGGTTTGTTGTAGCCATATTAGATTCCCACTGGGTTGCATATAGGGGATGGGGTTGCTCTTTTTGTTCGGGTAGAGACACTGTTGGGTGTGGGGAGTGTTACCGTTATGTATCATGTGTCAGCTATTACTTGCTAAACATTTTTCTGGAACTTTTTTTGGTTCAAGATGTTGGCTTCGGCCAAATACTTGTGATATTTCCTTTTTGAGAATTCTGAGATATTTTTGTTACTCATTACCGGATAACAGTTAGGATGAGACTGTATTATAATAAGGTTGCCTGTAAATAAATGACTGATTCACAGtgctttcatattttttaaatatatgatttaataTGCATGCCATTATGTTAAAACTGTATCTCTGTTTCTTTTGTATTCTTAATAATAAGTGTCTATattgaatacattttttttgggtGATTTCTCTGGTATTTGATTTTTTGCAATGGACAATCAAACAACCATGTTTTGCAATTTATTAGATTCATTTTAAGATGTTCTTTTAGTTGTTGGACCAATTGACATCCTTCCCCCACCTCCCCCTCTTTTGTCCACCTCATTTTGTGGATGTTTAATATTCTTGCAATTGTATGTTCAGTTGACAacttattgttatatatttagtGTCTTGTTTTCTGATACTTGTGAAActcattaatgattttttcattGAAGGACAATATTTTGAAGATTCGAAGAGTCTATGATGCTTTTCTAGCAGAATTTCCCTTGTGCTATGGTTATTGGAAGAAATATGCTGACCATGAGGCACGCCTTGGCTCTATTGATAAAGTTGTCGAAGTCTACGAGCGTGCGGTTCAAGGGGTTACATATTCAGTGGACATGTGGTTGCATTATTGCATATTTGCTATAACCACATATGGGGATCCAGACACTGTTCGTAGGTAATGGAAGTTTAGTTGTTTGtcttccttttattattattattttttttgcattggTAGGTTTTGATTTGATATTCCATTCACTAGGATCAGCTGTTTCTTGCCTGCTTTCTAACATAATTTCAGAATGCGTGCAACAGTGATATCTCCCTTGTATGGCGGAAAAGCTTTGATGGGATTGCATGCCAGAATGTTTTCTATTCTGATGTTTAAATCCTATGTTTTAAGTCCACTATTTGTGGTAGTTTGAAAATTTTAGGATCATTTTCTCCAATatacttttttcatttaatttcaaagtACATAGTTttctaggttttttttttcttgttggaaTGGTAGCTCTTTATCTTTGACACTCTGAGGTGCATCAATTTTGCAAATTGCTGCTGAGAAGATCTCGTCTGGTTAAGGGCTAAGATGGCCTCTATGACTGCTCCATTTCTCAGACATAGTATGATTTATTGCAGGAAGGTAAATGCAGCGTTTGGATGTCTTACATGATGTTACGAGTGATTTGTTTGTTCTCCTTGAACACTAGTGCTGCTGTCTCCCATACCTGGACGTGCATCAGTAAATAGATGCTTGAAATCAAGTAACATATTAACCAGGACTGCTTGTTCATTTGTTTCAGGCTTTTTGAACGAGGATTAGCTTATGTTGGAACAGATTATCTTTCTTTTCCCCTCTGGGATAAATACATTGAATATGAGTATATGCAGCAGGACTGGGCCCGCCTTGCCGTGATCTACACCAGAATATTAGAGAACCCAAATCAACAATTAGATCGGTATTTCAGCAGGTGATTTCCTGTTTTATAGACCcctccattttatttttagaaaaaaaaactgttgtGTATAGTTTGCAcattctttctccttttttgggTGTTTAATTTTACTTCCTTGGTGGTAACGGCATTGCAGCTTCAAAGAGTTAGCTGGAAATCGACCTTTATCAGAGTTACGAACTGCTGATGAAGCTGCTGCAGTGGCAGGAGTTGCTTCAGAGGCTACTGGCCAAGCTACTGAGGGAGAGGTTCATCCTGATGGTGCAGAGCGTTCTCCTAAATCTGTAAGTGCTGGCTTAACAGAAGCAGAAGAGTTGGAGAAGTATATCGCCATTAGAGAAGAGATGTATAAGAAAGCTAAAGAGTTCGATTCTAAGATCATTGGTTTTGAAACAGCTATCAGGAGGCCCTACTTTCATGTACGGCCCCTCAATGTTGGAGAGCTTGAGAATTGGCATAACTATCTGGACTTTATAGAAAGGGAGGGTGACTTGAGCAAGGTAACATATGGTTTCTTATAAGAGTGCATTATGTTCCTAGTTTTTCCTGTT is a genomic window containing:
- the LOC100787373 gene encoding pre-mRNA-processing factor 39 isoform X1 gives rise to the protein MGDSEAVVTEASAAEAYASAGYAETGSNPAPEAGATVDQSAGEAAQASSTYGYGYSNVGDVNSYAGDPNSILQQAQFSATGESKPAGGAADSNEASAGVGSTAADSTMVSDYNSSVNGGVAGAVTNTSGLENGNALENADGSADEKQQADGYAAALSAEEDRLWNIVRANSLDFTAWTSLIEETEKAAEDNILKIRRVYDAFLAEFPLCYGYWKKYADHEARLGSIDKVVEVYERAVQGVTYSVDMWLHYCIFAITTYGDPDTVRRLFERGLAYVGTDYLSFPLWDKYIEYEYMQQDWARLAVIYTRILENPNQQLDRYFSSFKELAGNRPLSELRTADEAAAVAGVASEATGQATEGEVHPDGAERSPKSVSAGLTEAEELEKYIAIREEMYKKAKEFDSKIIGFETAIRRPYFHVRPLNVGELENWHNYLDFIEREGDLSKIVKLYERCVIACANYPEYWIRYVLCMEASGSMDLANNVLARATQVFVKRQPEIHIFCARFKEQTGDIDGARAAYQLVHTETSPGLLEAIIKHANMEYRLEKMEDAFSLYEQAIAIEKGKEHSQTLPMLFAQYSRFVYLASGNAEKARQILVEGLENVLLSKPLLEAILHFEAIQPLPKRVDIDFLESWVVKFIMPNSESPGVASATEREELSSIFLEFLNLFGDVQSIKRAEDRHAKLFLPHRSMSELKKRHAEDFLASDKTKAPRSYSAQSPAQSGMGAYPNAQNQWSNYGVQPQTWPPVTQAQGQQWTAGYTQQASYGAYAGYGGNYANSQLPTSVPQSTAYGAYPPAYPAQPAVPQQNYAQPVAAAPAQQPAAVPQAYYGSYY
- the LOC100787373 gene encoding pre-mRNA-processing factor 39 isoform X2 encodes the protein MGDSEAVVTEASAAEAYASAGYAETGSNPAPEAGATVDQSAGEAAQASSTYGYGYSNVGDVNSYAGDPNSILQQAQFSATGESKPAGGAADSNEASAGVGSTAADSTMVSDYNSSVNGGVAGAVTNTSGLENGNALENADGSADEKQQADGYAALSAEEDRLWNIVRANSLDFTAWTSLIEETEKAAEDNILKIRRVYDAFLAEFPLCYGYWKKYADHEARLGSIDKVVEVYERAVQGVTYSVDMWLHYCIFAITTYGDPDTVRRLFERGLAYVGTDYLSFPLWDKYIEYEYMQQDWARLAVIYTRILENPNQQLDRYFSSFKELAGNRPLSELRTADEAAAVAGVASEATGQATEGEVHPDGAERSPKSVSAGLTEAEELEKYIAIREEMYKKAKEFDSKIIGFETAIRRPYFHVRPLNVGELENWHNYLDFIEREGDLSKIVKLYERCVIACANYPEYWIRYVLCMEASGSMDLANNVLARATQVFVKRQPEIHIFCARFKEQTGDIDGARAAYQLVHTETSPGLLEAIIKHANMEYRLEKMEDAFSLYEQAIAIEKGKEHSQTLPMLFAQYSRFVYLASGNAEKARQILVEGLENVLLSKPLLEAILHFEAIQPLPKRVDIDFLESWVVKFIMPNSESPGVASATEREELSSIFLEFLNLFGDVQSIKRAEDRHAKLFLPHRSMSELKKRHAEDFLASDKTKAPRSYSAQSPAQSGMGAYPNAQNQWSNYGVQPQTWPPVTQAQGQQWTAGYTQQASYGAYAGYGGNYANSQLPTSVPQSTAYGAYPPAYPAQPAVPQQNYAQPVAAAPAQQPAAVPQAYYGSYY